The genomic DNA TCATGGATTCCCGGACTGCGGCAGCCAATATCGCCCATCCCCTGGAACTGGTGGGAACCAAAAAGAGCGTCATCGACGCCAAGGTGCGGGAACTGCTGGGCCTGGTGGGACTGGAAGGTTTTGCCGGCGCCTATCCCGCCCAGCTCTCCGGCGGCCAGAAGCAGCGCGTCGGCATTGCCCGGGCACTGGCCTCGGATCCTGATGTCCTGCTCTGTGATGAGCCCACGTCCGCCCTGGACCCGGCAACCACCGATGACATCCTGGATCTGATTTCGGACCTGACCCGCCGACTGGACCTGACGGTGCTGATCATTACCCATGAAATGAACGTGGTGAAGCGCATCTGCGATTCCGTCTCCCTGCTGGAGGCGGGCCGCGTCGTGGAGCACGGACCGCTGCGCGAGGTTGCCTCGGATCTGCGCGGCCGGCTCGCCAAGCAGCTCATTCCCCTGCCGGCCACTCCCCCGTCCCCGGGCGGACCGGTGCTGGAACTGCTGTTTACCGGCCAGACCACGTCGGACCCGGTGCTCTCGGCGCTGACCCGCCGCTTCGACACGGACGTCAACGTCCTGGCAGGCAGCGTTGAGCTGCTGGCCGGTACCCGCTTTGGGCGGCTGCGCATCCAGCTGGACACGCACACCGACATGACCGCCGTCCATGAATACCTCGCCCTGCAGGGCGTCACCGTGGAGGTGGCCGCATGAACTTCCTGAACGAGCTTTTCGACAATCCCGGTATTACCAAGGCACTGCCCGAAGCAGTGGTTGAAACCCTGCAGATGGTTGGCATCTCCGGCTTCTTTACGCTGCTGATCGGCCTGCCGCTGGGCGTGTTCCTGCACACCAGCGCACCGGGCGGGCTGCGGCCGCTGCGCATCACGAACCGGATTGTCAGCGACATCATCGTGAACATCACCCGGTCGGTGCCGTTCGCGATCCTGGCCGTCACCCTCATCCCGCTGGCCCGGCTGGTTACCGGAACCTCCATCGGCCCGGTGGCCGCGTCCGTGTCGCTGAGCATCGCCACCATTCCGTTCTTCGCCCGCCTGGTGGAAAACGCCCTGCGTGATGTCTCCGGCGGCAAGATCGATGCCGCCCTGGTAATGGGCTCCACCAAGATGCAGGTGGTCTCCAAGGTCCTGCTGCGCGAGGCCATGCCCGGCCTGGTGGCTGCCCTGACCACCACCATGGTGACCCTGGTCGGATACTCGGCCATGGCCGGCATCATCGGCGGCGGCGGCCTGGGCCGGCTGGCCTACAACTACGGCGTCCAGCGTTTCGACACGCAGGTAATGCTCGTGACCATTGTCGTCATTGTGGCGCTGGTACAGATCATCCAGCTGGTGGGCGACTTGTTCTCCCGCCGGGTGGACCACCGTTCAGCCTCGGGCAGCAGCAGGCGCCGCCGTCCGGCCGCCGCTGTCCCGGGTACCGACGCCGAAGCAGCCGTGCGCCCTGCCGGCGGAGCGGACCGCGAACGGGACGGTGCCGCAGTCTGATTCCCTCAGTTTTCCGCACAGTCCGGGCAGCGTCCGGACTGATTCCCGGATCTGCAGCCAGTAGCCGCTAGCTGCACCCCACCCGCGGGCGGAGTTCCGTCACGGGTTTCGCGAAAGGAACGCACTCGATGCGTAAAGCACTAACCCTCGTTGCCACCGGTGTGGCCACGGCTCTGGCGTTGACGGCTTGTGGTGGATCCGATTCCGCCCCCAGCGCCGTGGAGAGCCTTGACCCCGCCAATCCGGTAACCCTGACCGTGGGCGCCAGCCCGACGCCGCACGCCCGGATCCTGGAATTTGTCCGTGACAACCTCGCCGAAGAGGCCGGGCTGGAACTGGAGATCCAGGAATTCGACGATTACATCACGCCGAACATCTCCCTGAATGACGGCGACAGCGACGTCAATTACTACCAGCACCTGCCGTACCTGGAATCCCAGATGGAAAGCCAGGGCTACGACTTCGAGCACGGTGCCGGCATCCATGTGGAGCCGTACGCCGCCTTCTCGGAGAAGCACAAGGACGTCTCCAGCATTGAAGACGGTGCCCGCGTCATGGTCACCAACGATCCCTCCAATCAGGCCCGTGCCCTGAAGATGCTCGAAGATGCAGGCCTCGTCGAAGACATTGCCGAGGATTCCTCCGTGCTCACCCTCACCGACGAGCAGAACCCGAAGAACCTGGACTTCCAGGAAAACCAGCCCGAACTGCTGGTCAACGATCTCAGTGATCCCACGGTGGACCTGGCTATCATCAACGGCAACTACATCCTCGAGGCGGGGCTGAGCACCGATGACGCCCTGCTGGTGGAGTCCGTGGAGGAGAACCCCTACGCGAACTTCCTGGTCTGGAAGACCGGCAGCAAGGATGCCCGGATCGACAAGCTCGAAGAGCTGCTGCACTCCCCCGAGGTCAAGGCCTTCATTGAAGAAACCTGGCCGAACGGCGACGTGACCGCTGCGTTCTAGCCCACAGGCACAATAAAAAACCCCGCACCTGCCAGGTGCGGGGTTTTTTATTGTCAGGATCCCGGGATCAGGGCTGCGCCTGAGCGGCCGCCTTGGCGGCTGCCGGCAGCGCCGCGTAGATGCGGTCCATCGCGGCGTCGTCGTGGGCACCGGAAAGGAACCATGCCTCGAAGACCGACGGCGGCAGGTACACCCCGGAGTCCAGCATGGAGTGGAAGAACGGCCGGTACCGGAACGCTTCCTGCGCCTGGGCCTGCTCGTAGTTGTGCACGCCGGTGGCGGAGGTGCCGAAGGCGACACTGAACAGGCTGCCTGCGCGCTGGATGCTGTGGTCCACGCCGGCCTTGTCCAGTTCGGC from Arthrobacter zhangbolii includes the following:
- a CDS encoding MetQ/NlpA family ABC transporter substrate-binding protein, translated to MRKALTLVATGVATALALTACGGSDSAPSAVESLDPANPVTLTVGASPTPHARILEFVRDNLAEEAGLELEIQEFDDYITPNISLNDGDSDVNYYQHLPYLESQMESQGYDFEHGAGIHVEPYAAFSEKHKDVSSIEDGARVMVTNDPSNQARALKMLEDAGLVEDIAEDSSVLTLTDEQNPKNLDFQENQPELLVNDLSDPTVDLAIINGNYILEAGLSTDDALLVESVEENPYANFLVWKTGSKDARIDKLEELLHSPEVKAFIEETWPNGDVTAAF
- a CDS encoding methionine ABC transporter ATP-binding protein, translated to MITVTDLRKVYRQGERDVTALDGVSLSVPKGSIHGIIGHSGAGKSTLVRCLTLLDRPTSGSVTIDGRELTAVKDSEIRAARRRIGMVFQHANLMDSRTAAANIAHPLELVGTKKSVIDAKVRELLGLVGLEGFAGAYPAQLSGGQKQRVGIARALASDPDVLLCDEPTSALDPATTDDILDLISDLTRRLDLTVLIITHEMNVVKRICDSVSLLEAGRVVEHGPLREVASDLRGRLAKQLIPLPATPPSPGGPVLELLFTGQTTSDPVLSALTRRFDTDVNVLAGSVELLAGTRFGRLRIQLDTHTDMTAVHEYLALQGVTVEVAA